A genomic region of Salvelinus namaycush isolate Seneca chromosome 7, SaNama_1.0, whole genome shotgun sequence contains the following coding sequences:
- the LOC120050346 gene encoding protein phosphatase 1 regulatory subunit 16A-like gives MAEHGELLGEMATVGRLSATERLKHAQKRRAQQLKGWAQMDKDTARSKAGQKVDKNKGCTRRVVFPNNITLLEAAARNDLEEVRELLNGGVSPDLYNEDGLTALHQCCIDDFVELVQCLLDAGASVNACDSELWTPLHAAATCGHTALVQLLVQSGAELLAVNADGNMPYDLCEDEATLELLEMVMAEQGITQDRINQCRGAKEMEMLTDLRALVQSGADLNAQDDNGATLLHLAAANGYLLVGELLLEHQAKVEEKDTDGWTPLHAASCWGQVQMVELLVAHGASLNTKSVLEETPLDVCVDEEVRAKLMELKHKHDAIMKSRDRHKGTLQRRASSTGSRGKVVRRVSINERSSLYRREHHKEAMVWQERGRQAEPQDDDEDRQTDNELHQHVAMAAGAMLRGEDDEGGERKFNLGNGGMPLALSASVPGEQWSGGRMDRSASYQLSPASGIGEAGDSMTREKSHQTLADLKRQRAAAKLNKYPAPPPPEEMPSSLALLQEVTPSGAAQETPTTEEVPSPGTVYFTPASGDPPLLKLQAPEEDTSNNTKEPCCGLM, from the exons ATGGCGGAGCACGGCGAGCTGCTCGGTGAGATGGCCACGGTTGGGCGTCTGAGTGCCACGGAGCGCCTGAAACACGCCCAGAAGCGGCGCGCCCAGCAGCTGAAGGGCTGGGCCCAAATGGACAAGGATACGGCCCGTAGCAAGGCTGGACAGAAAGTGGACAAGAACAAGGGGTGCACGCGCAGGGTGGTCTTCCCCAACAACATCACCCTGCTGGAGGCTGCAGCCCGCAATGACCTGGAGGAAG TGAGGGAGCTGCTGAACGGTGGAGTCAGTCCAGATCTGTACAACGAGGACGGACTCACTGCCCTGCACCAG TGCTGCATTGATGACTTTGTGGAGCTGGTACAGTGTCTGTTAGACGCCGGGGCCAGTGTGAACGCCTGTGACAGTGAGCTGTGGACGCCGCTCCACGCTGCTGCCACCTGTGGACACACAGCCCTGGTGCAGCTCCTGGTGCAGTC TGGTGCAGAGCTGCTGGCGGTCAACGCTGATGGCAACATGCCCTATGACCTTTGTGAGGACGAGGCCACGCTGGAGCTGCTAGAGATGGTCATGGCAGAGCAGG GTATAACCCAGGACCGTATAAACCAGTGTCGTGGGGCTAAGGAGATGGAGATGCTGACGGACCTTCGAGCGCTGGTCCAGAGTGGTGCGGACCTGAACGCTCAGGATGACAACGGGGCCACACTG CTGCACTTAGCGGCGGCTAACGGCTACCTGTTGGTAGGGGAGCTGTTGTTGGAGCACCAGGCCAAAGTGGAGGAGAAGGACACAGACGGCTGGACACCACTCCATGCCGCCTCCTGCTGGGGACAG GTCCAGATGGTGGAGCTGCTGGTGGCTCATGGGGCCAGTCTCAACACAAAGTCCGTCTTGGAAGAGACGCCGCTGG ATGTGTGTGTGGACgaggaggtgagagccaagcTGATGGAGCTGAAGCACAAACACGACGCCATCATGAAGAGTCGGGACCGACACAAGGGCACCTTGCAGAGACGAGCCTCCAGCACTGGCAGCAGAGG TAAGGTGGTGCGGCGTGTGAGCATCAATGAGCGTTCCAGCCTGTACCGGCGGGAGCACCACAAGGAGGCCATGGTGTGGCAGGAGAGAGGCCGACAAGCCGAGCCgcaggacgacgacgaggacagacagacggacaacGAGCTCCACCAGCATGTTGCCATG GCTGCAGGTGCCATGTTGAGGGGGGAGGATgacgagggaggggagaggaagttCAATCTGGGGAACGGTGGGATGCCCCTGGCCCTGTCAGCGTCAGTCCCAGGGGAGCAGTGGAGTGGAGGCCGGATGGACCGCAGCGCCTCTTACCAGCTGAGCCCTGCCTCGGGGATTGGGGAGGCAGGGGACAGCATGACCCGGGAGAAATCCCACCAGACACTAGCGGACCTGAAACGCCAGCGGGCCGCAGCCAAGCTCAACAAGTACCCAGCCCCACCCCCCCCAGAGGAGATGCCCTCTTCTCTCGCCCTTCTGCAGGAGGTGACCCCGTCCGGAGCCGCCCAGGAGACACCCACCACAGAGGAGGTGCCCTCCCCCGGCACTGTGTACTTCACCCCAGCCAGCGGAGACCCGCCCCTGCTCAAACTACAAGCCCCAGAGGAGGACACCTCCAACAACACTAAGGAGCCCTGCTGTGGACTCATGTAG
- the LOC120050616 gene encoding forkhead box protein H1-like: MCQASLGGHHDHQLDLEIHPLIATARSSAAQHGPSYSTQVPVQQPPRLEKLAPAQSSWATAPMDKAMLPNHHGPPGSSYQPSPELNKDGPIKEESWDQKKNANGGKKKNYQRYPKPPYSYLAMIAMVIQNSPEKKLTLSEILKEISTLFPFFKGNYKGWRDSVRHNLSSYDCFVKVLKDPGKPQGKGNFWAVEVSRVPLELLKRQNTAVSRQDETIFAQDLAPYILHGHQPITTPPPGPSFTALSPIPTRQLSLSQEELYRPKLDSSFAIDSLLHSLRPASEAGEPDRGRDCWGVEPHTRPSPPPCARYSSSARSASASSVSPASSSDEDWRGVSQGGKQVPEGEAGSDGYEDCRPPPHKTARRGCPPPWELPTSYAKYTPPNAVAPPSMRFNGGPLMPLGMPLYGYGGSPVTSSHFVGHAYWPLLGSGRPPLIMDLDTMLQSVPPNKSVFDVLGPPNQSSHQPAGQYALQSGPPLRRYPHY; this comes from the exons ATGTGCCAAGCCAG CCTGGGAGGCCACCACGACCATCAACTTGACTTAGAGATCCATCCTCTGATTGCCACAGCGCGGAGCTCTGCAGCCCAACACGGGCCTTCCTACTCGACCCAGGTGCCAGTCCAACAGCCTCCACGGCTGGAAAAGCTTGCCCCTGCCCAGTCCAGCTGGGCCACAGCGCCCATGGATAAAGCGATGCTGCCAAACCACCACGGACCGCCCGGATCATCCTACCAGCCGTCGCCCGAGCTCAACAAAGATGGGCCGATCAAGGAGGAATCTTGGGACCAGAAGAAAAATGCCAACGGTGGAAAGAAAAAAAACTATCAGCGCTACCCCAAACCACCCTACTCCTACCTCGCAATGATTGCCATGGTCATCCAAAATTCTCCAGAGAAGAAGCTTACGTTGTCTGAG ATTCTAAAGGAGATCAGTACACTTTTCCCTTTTTTCAAAGGGAACTACAAAGGCTGGCGGGACTCAGTGCGACACAACCTCTCTTCCTATGACTGCTTTGTTAAG GTACTGAAGGATCCTGGGAAGCCACAGGGGAAGGGGAACTTCTGGGCCGTGGAAGTGAGCCGGGTGCCTCTGGAGCTCCTCAAGAGGCAGAACACTGCTGTGTCACGCCAGGATGAGACCATCTTCGCCCAGGATCTTGCTCCTTACATCCTGCATGGGCACCAAC CCATCACAACCCCCCCTCCCGGCCCCTCTTTCACTGCTCTATCCCCCATACCCACCAgacaactctccctctctcaggagGAGCTGTACCGGCCCAAGCTGGACTCGTCCTTTGCCATTGACTCCCTCCTCCACAGCCTGAGGCCGGCCAGCGAAGCAGGAGAACCCGACAGGGGCAGGGACTGCTGGGGGGTCGAGCCCCACACTCgcccctcccctcctccatgCGCTCGCTACTCCTCCTCCGCCCGCAGCGCCTCAGCGAGCTCCGTCAGCCCCGCCTCGTCATCCGATGAGGACTGGAGGGGCGTGTCGCAAGGCGGGAAGCAGGTGCCCGAGGGCGAGGCAGGATCAGATGGGTACGAGGACTGCAGGCCCCCTCCACACAAGACTGCCCGCCGAGGCTGCCCCCCTCCCTGGGAGCTTCCCACCTCATATGCCAAGTACACACCGCCCAATGCTGTGGCCCCGCCCAGCATGCGTTTTAACGGAGGCCCTCTGATGCCTCTGGGGATGCCTCTGTATGGTTACGGAGGGTCTCCTGTCACATCCAGCCATTTTGTAGGTCATGCCTACTGGCCCCTCTTAGGCAGCGGGCGCCCTCCCCTCATAATGGACCTGGACACTATGCTCCAGTCAGTACCGCCCAATAAGAGTGTGTTTGATGTGCTGGGTCCACCCAATCAGTCGTCTCACCAGCCTGCTGGTCAGTATGCCCTGCAGAGTGGACCCCCTCTCAGACGGTATCCCCATTATTGA